In Suttonella indologenes, one genomic interval encodes:
- the asd gene encoding archaetidylserine decarboxylase (Phosphatidylserine decarboxylase is synthesized as a single chain precursor. Generation of the pyruvoyl active site from a Ser is coupled to cleavage of a Gly-Ser bond between the larger (beta) and smaller (alpha chains). It is an integral membrane protein.): MNLALYKLIPRALLTKAFYHLARIEMPPLKNAIIWTYQKITGADTAFAAEKNPYRYRSLNDFFTRALAADERPIDEEPQAFISPVDGRCAVFGSIEAGQLHQAKTRQYSLAALLNSAKYAEAFEGGSSVTLYLAPDDYHRIHMPCDARLTAMSFCPGDKHSVAIDLLEHIPNLFAGNERLVCHFDTEFGAMALIMVGALNVSSIETVWHGELRDSGDNHYRYSPAKTFKKGEEIGRFNLGSTVILCCSEDMIDFNNPKLGNGNKIRMGEAIGTLRL, translated from the coding sequence ATGAATCTTGCCCTCTACAAACTCATTCCGCGCGCTTTGCTGACCAAAGCCTTCTATCATCTCGCCCGCATCGAGATGCCGCCGCTGAAAAACGCCATCATCTGGACATATCAGAAAATCACCGGCGCCGACACCGCCTTTGCCGCAGAAAAAAATCCCTACCGCTACCGCAGCCTTAATGATTTTTTCACTCGCGCCCTAGCCGCAGACGAACGCCCGATAGACGAAGAGCCGCAAGCCTTTATCAGCCCTGTGGACGGACGCTGCGCCGTATTCGGCAGCATCGAGGCAGGACAATTGCACCAAGCCAAAACCCGTCAATACAGCCTCGCCGCCCTGCTCAATTCCGCCAAATACGCGGAAGCCTTTGAAGGCGGCAGCAGCGTTACCCTCTATCTTGCCCCTGATGATTACCACCGCATCCACATGCCCTGCGACGCCCGCCTGACCGCCATGTCCTTCTGCCCTGGCGACAAACACAGCGTTGCCATTGACTTGCTCGAACACATCCCGAATTTGTTTGCCGGCAATGAAAGACTGGTCTGCCATTTCGACACCGAATTCGGCGCCATGGCGCTGATTATGGTCGGCGCCCTGAATGTCAGCAGCATTGAAACCGTCTGGCACGGCGAACTGCGCGACAGCGGCGACAACCACTACCGCTACTCGCCCGCCAAAACCTTTAAAAAAGGCGAAGAAATCGGACGCTTCAACCTCGGCTCGACCGTCATCCTCTGCTGCAGCGAAGACATGATTGACTTCAACAATCCCAAACTCGGCAACGGCAATAAAATCCGCATGGGCGAAGCCATCGGCACGCTACGCTTATGA
- the glyA gene encoding serine hydroxymethyltransferase, producing MFSKDMTIASFDEEIAKAIAAEEKRQEAHIELIASENYCSPRVMQAQGSYLTNKYAEGYPGKRYYGGCEHVDTVEQLAIDRAKTLFSADYANVQPHSGSQANGAVFLALLEPGDTVLGMDLAHGGHLTHGAKVNFSGRSYNAVGYGLDPETGLIDYDNVQKLAEEYRPKMIIAGFSAYSQVLDFERFRAIADSVGAYLLVDMAHVAGLVAAGLYPNPIPFADVVTTTTHKTLRGPRGGLILARANEEIEKKLNSAIFPGIQGGPLMHVIAAKAVSFLEALDPSFQTYQEAVLENAKAMAKVFNSRGYDVVSGGTKNHLMLISLISKGLTGKAADAALSRAHITVNKNSVPNDPQSPFVTSGIRIGTPAITTRGFGVAEAKKVATWICDILDDIDNEEIITEVRHKVGELCAQFPVYA from the coding sequence ATGTTTAGCAAAGACATGACCATTGCGAGTTTTGACGAAGAGATTGCCAAGGCGATTGCCGCCGAAGAAAAGCGCCAAGAAGCGCATATCGAGCTGATTGCCTCGGAGAATTATTGCAGCCCGCGCGTGATGCAGGCTCAAGGCAGCTATCTGACGAACAAATATGCCGAAGGCTACCCCGGCAAACGCTATTACGGCGGCTGCGAACATGTGGATACGGTCGAGCAATTGGCGATTGACCGCGCCAAAACCCTGTTTTCCGCCGACTATGCCAATGTGCAACCGCATTCAGGCTCGCAAGCCAACGGCGCGGTTTTCCTTGCTTTATTAGAACCGGGCGACACCGTCTTAGGCATGGATTTGGCGCACGGCGGACATCTGACCCACGGCGCGAAAGTCAATTTCTCCGGACGCAGTTATAACGCCGTCGGCTATGGTCTTGACCCCGAAACCGGACTGATTGACTACGACAATGTGCAAAAACTTGCCGAAGAGTACCGCCCCAAAATGATTATCGCCGGCTTCTCCGCCTACTCGCAAGTTTTGGATTTTGAACGTTTCCGCGCCATTGCCGATTCGGTCGGCGCCTATTTATTAGTCGATATGGCGCATGTGGCGGGTTTGGTCGCCGCCGGCTTATATCCCAATCCGATTCCTTTTGCCGATGTAGTAACCACCACCACGCACAAAACCCTACGCGGACCGCGCGGCGGACTGATTTTGGCACGCGCCAACGAAGAGATTGAGAAAAAACTCAACTCCGCCATTTTCCCCGGCATTCAAGGCGGGCCTTTGATGCATGTGATTGCGGCAAAAGCCGTTTCCTTCCTCGAAGCCCTCGACCCCTCTTTCCAAACCTACCAAGAAGCGGTATTGGAAAATGCCAAAGCGATGGCAAAAGTCTTTAACAGCCGCGGCTATGACGTGGTTTCGGGCGGCACCAAAAACCATCTCATGCTGATTAGCCTGATTAGCAAAGGACTGACCGGCAAAGCCGCCGACGCCGCCTTAAGCCGCGCGCATATTACCGTCAATAAAAATTCCGTGCCCAATGACCCGCAATCGCCTTTTGTAACCAGCGGCATCCGCATCGGCACGCCCGCCATTACCACGCGCGGCTTCGGCGTCGCGGAAGCGAAAAAAGTCGCCACATGGATTTGCGATATTTTAGACGACATCGACAATGAAGAAATCATTACCGAAGTGCGACATAAAGTCGGCGAACTCTGCGCGCAATTCCCTGTTTACGCATAA
- the gcvH gene encoding glycine cleavage system protein GcvH, with protein MKFYTQDHEWISVDGEIATIGISEHAQDALGDIVFVDLPAIGAQVSTGAEAAVVESVKAAGEVNAPASGEVLEINEALVDQPSLINSSAEDEGWIFKIKLSNPAEIDSLMDSATYQAFLE; from the coding sequence ATGAAGTTTTATACCCAAGACCATGAATGGATTAGCGTTGACGGCGAAATTGCGACCATCGGCATTTCAGAACATGCCCAAGACGCCTTAGGCGATATTGTTTTTGTGGACTTGCCCGCTATCGGCGCGCAAGTCAGCACCGGTGCGGAAGCGGCAGTGGTGGAATCGGTCAAAGCCGCCGGCGAAGTCAATGCCCCCGCTTCCGGAGAAGTGCTTGAAATCAATGAAGCCTTGGTCGATCAGCCCAGTTTGATTAATTCATCGGCGGAAGACGAAGGTTGGATTTTCAAAATCAAACTCAGCAATCCTGCTGAAATTGACAGTTTGATGGATAGCGCTACCTACCAAGCATTTTTGGAGTAA
- the gcvP gene encoding aminomethyl-transferring glycine dehydrogenase, whose translation MLQEDQFAPRHIGARHSEIKALLEYIGFKNVAQFTQSIVPPNIRRKGMNLPDALTESQALAEIRAIAQQNKPLRSLIGQGYYATRTPSVILRNVLENPTWYTAYTPYQPEISQGRLEAMLNFQTMICDLTAMDIANASLLDEATAAAEAMTLAKRHYKGTSKTFVIDHGVHPQTIDVLLTRARYQDIDIIVADCYELAKEIDDCFGVLLQYPCTQGRVATKEEISELADNLHSRGATLSVACDLLSLTLINPPGEMGADIVIGSAQQFGVPLGYGGPHAAFMAVRDVLKRQMPGRLVGVSVDSRGKAAYRLALQTREQHIRREKATSNICTAQALLAIMASSYAVYHGPQRLKQIAERVHKLTTQIAQALEQAGLKNRYRHYFRTLIYEFGSIEDAELVMQRGLTAGINFRRHSSTEVGFSLDECSSEMEVAVIIECFSNIELSTLPEASPSVLPRAFRRSSEYLNHPVFNCYHSETEMMRYLRRLADYDLALDRSMIPLGSCTMKLNAASEMMPITWREFSDIHPFAPKDQAAGYHQIFQELESWLAEITGYDAVSLQPNSGAQGEYAGLLAIREYHKSRGEERNICLIPASAHGTNPASAHLAGLDVVVVKCRDNGDVDIDDLRAKLDEHGSNTACIMITYPSTHGVFEAHIGDICELVHAVGAQVYLDGANFNAQVGLAAPGLYGADVSHLNLHKTFAIPHGGGGPGVGPVAVKAHLKPFLPSRSVIATGHGGLAVSAAPHGSALITLISWMYIRMMGSVELTAATASAMINANYIAKRLGEAYPVLYSDANGYVAHECILDMRGFKDSAGIQVDDIAKRLIDYGFHAPTMSFPVPGTLMIEPTESESKAELDRFCDAMLAIREEIRQIENGDLPQDDNPLKNAPHTLADLVDDWTHPYDRKTAVFPLPDMNPAKYFAPVNRIDNAHGDRQLFCSCPPWKDDDSSN comes from the coding sequence ATGCTGCAAGAAGATCAATTTGCGCCGCGCCATATCGGTGCGCGGCATTCAGAAATCAAAGCGCTGCTAGAATATATCGGCTTTAAAAACGTGGCACAATTCACGCAAAGCATTGTGCCGCCGAATATCCGCCGCAAAGGCATGAACCTGCCCGATGCGCTCACCGAATCGCAAGCACTGGCGGAAATACGCGCTATTGCTCAGCAAAACAAACCTTTGCGCTCTTTAATCGGACAAGGCTATTATGCCACGCGCACGCCTTCGGTGATTTTGCGTAATGTCTTGGAAAATCCCACTTGGTACACCGCTTATACGCCCTATCAACCGGAAATTTCTCAAGGCCGTTTGGAAGCCATGCTCAATTTCCAAACCATGATCTGCGATTTGACGGCAATGGATATTGCCAATGCCTCTTTGCTTGACGAAGCGACCGCCGCCGCAGAAGCCATGACTCTTGCCAAGCGCCATTACAAAGGCACAAGCAAAACCTTCGTGATTGACCACGGCGTACATCCGCAGACCATCGACGTACTGCTCACACGCGCACGCTATCAAGACATCGATATTATCGTCGCCGATTGCTACGAGCTGGCAAAAGAAATCGATGACTGCTTCGGCGTGCTGCTGCAATATCCCTGCACGCAAGGACGCGTTGCCACTAAAGAAGAAATCAGCGAACTTGCCGACAATTTGCACAGCCGCGGCGCCACGCTTTCTGTCGCCTGCGATTTGCTCTCGCTCACTCTCATCAATCCGCCCGGCGAAATGGGTGCGGATATCGTCATCGGCAGCGCGCAGCAATTCGGCGTCCCCCTAGGCTACGGCGGTCCTCATGCCGCCTTTATGGCAGTGCGCGATGTGCTCAAACGCCAAATGCCGGGACGTTTGGTCGGCGTATCCGTGGACAGCCGCGGCAAAGCCGCCTACCGCTTGGCATTGCAAACCCGCGAACAACACATCCGCCGCGAAAAAGCCACTAGCAATATTTGCACCGCGCAAGCCCTGTTGGCAATTATGGCTTCCAGCTATGCGGTGTATCACGGCCCGCAAAGGCTCAAGCAAATTGCCGAGCGCGTCCATAAACTTACGACTCAAATCGCACAAGCCTTAGAACAAGCCGGATTAAAAAACCGCTACCGTCATTATTTCCGCACCCTCATTTATGAATTCGGCAGCATTGAAGATGCAGAACTCGTGATGCAAAGAGGACTCACCGCCGGCATCAACTTCCGCCGCCACAGCTCGACCGAAGTCGGCTTCAGCCTAGATGAATGCAGCAGCGAAATGGAAGTGGCAGTCATTATCGAATGCTTTAGCAATATTGAACTCAGCACGCTGCCGGAAGCCTCGCCAAGCGTTTTGCCTCGCGCATTTCGTCGCAGCAGCGAATACCTCAACCATCCCGTGTTTAACTGCTATCACAGCGAAACCGAAATGATGCGCTACCTGCGCCGCCTCGCCGATTATGATTTGGCGCTTGACCGCAGCATGATTCCGCTCGGCTCCTGCACCATGAAACTCAATGCCGCCAGCGAAATGATGCCCATCACCTGGCGCGAATTCAGCGATATTCATCCTTTTGCGCCTAAGGACCAAGCCGCCGGCTATCATCAGATTTTCCAAGAATTGGAAAGCTGGTTGGCGGAAATCACCGGCTATGATGCCGTCTCCCTGCAACCCAATTCGGGCGCACAAGGCGAATACGCAGGACTACTCGCCATTCGCGAATATCATAAAAGCCGCGGCGAAGAGCGCAACATCTGCCTCATCCCCGCCTCTGCACACGGCACCAACCCTGCTTCCGCTCATTTGGCGGGCTTAGACGTCGTGGTCGTCAAATGCCGTGATAACGGCGATGTGGATATCGACGATTTGCGCGCCAAACTTGATGAACACGGCAGCAATACCGCCTGCATCATGATTACCTACCCTTCAACACACGGCGTATTTGAAGCGCATATCGGCGACATCTGCGAACTGGTTCATGCCGTGGGTGCACAAGTCTATTTAGACGGCGCGAATTTCAATGCCCAAGTCGGACTTGCTGCACCGGGTTTATACGGTGCGGACGTATCGCATCTCAATCTGCACAAAACCTTTGCCATACCGCATGGCGGCGGCGGACCCGGTGTCGGGCCGGTGGCGGTGAAAGCGCATCTCAAACCTTTCTTGCCTAGTCGCAGTGTGATTGCTACCGGACACGGCGGTCTGGCTGTCAGTGCCGCACCTCACGGCAGCGCACTCATTACCCTCATCTCATGGATGTACATCCGCATGATGGGTAGTGTGGAGCTGACCGCCGCTACCGCCTCCGCCATGATTAATGCCAATTACATCGCCAAACGTTTAGGCGAAGCCTATCCCGTGCTTTATAGCGATGCCAATGGCTATGTGGCGCATGAATGTATCTTGGATATGCGCGGTTTTAAAGACAGCGCAGGCATTCAAGTGGACGACATCGCCAAGCGCCTGATTGACTACGGCTTCCACGCACCGACCATGAGCTTCCCCGTTCCCGGTACGCTGATGATCGAGCCGACGGAAAGCGAAAGCAAAGCCGAACTCGACCGCTTCTGCGACGCCATGCTCGCCATTCGCGAAGAAATCCGCCAAATTGAAAACGGCGACTTGCCTCAAGATGACAATCCGCTAAAAAATGCACCGCATACCTTGGCAGATTTGGTCGATGACTGGACGCATCCCTATGACCGCAAAACAGCGGTTTTCCCTCTGCCGGATATGAATCCCGCCAAATACTTTGCACCCGTCAACCGCATCGATAATGCACATGGCGACCGCCAACTGTTCTGTTCTTGCCCGCCGTGGAAAGATGACGACAGCAGCAACTAA
- a CDS encoding adenylate kinase, whose amino-acid sequence MNIIFLGAPGSGKGTQSEQLIAKHGLQHLSTGDMLRAEIAAGSELGLAAKQIMDAGELVSDDIVIGMIAKRLSDKGALFDGFPRTLAQAQALDALLAENAQQIDHVVFLDVDNEEIVQRMLARGRADDNEATIRNRINVFEQQTKPLIDFYRAQGKLREIHGKGGVEEIAARIEQAIL is encoded by the coding sequence ATGAACATTATTTTCCTAGGCGCACCGGGTTCCGGCAAGGGTACGCAATCCGAACAATTGATTGCCAAGCACGGCTTGCAGCACCTTTCTACCGGCGACATGCTGCGCGCCGAAATTGCCGCAGGCTCGGAATTGGGCTTGGCGGCAAAGCAAATCATGGATGCGGGCGAATTGGTTTCCGATGACATCGTTATCGGCATGATTGCCAAACGTCTAAGCGACAAAGGCGCGCTGTTTGACGGCTTCCCGCGCACCTTGGCGCAGGCGCAGGCTTTGGACGCATTATTGGCTGAGAATGCTCAGCAGATTGATCATGTCGTGTTTTTAGATGTGGATAATGAAGAAATCGTGCAAAGAATGCTGGCACGCGGACGTGCGGACGATAATGAAGCCACCATTCGCAACCGCATCAATGTATTTGAGCAGCAAACCAAGCCTTTGATTGATTTTTACCGCGCGCAAGGTAAATTGCGCGAGATTCACGGCAAGGGCGGTGTAGAAGAAATCGCTGCGCGGATTGAGCAAGCCATTCTGTAA
- the aroC gene encoding chorismate synthase, protein MSGNSIGQNFVLTTFGESHGVAIGGVIDGAPAGIDLDIAAIQADLDRRKPGTSRHVTPRKESDSVQILSGIFEGKTTGTPIGFVIFNEDQRSQDYSAIAEKFRPGHADYSYWQKYGIRDYRGGGRSSARETASRVVGGAVAKAVLQHLCGTQIRAYVSQIGEHKLEFVDWAHVGGNPFNCPNTHQIEMLDRYLYDIRKDGDSIGAEITLVIEHVPLGLGEPVFDRLDADLAHALMSINAVKGVAVGDGFDCITQRGSEFRDERAAEQGFLSNHAGGILGGISTGQSIVLRAAFKPTSSILVAGKTTDIHNQDTEVVTKGRHDPCVGLRACPIVEAMAALVLCDHFIRQRGQNNR, encoded by the coding sequence ATGAGCGGCAATAGCATCGGTCAGAATTTTGTGCTGACGACCTTCGGCGAAAGTCACGGCGTAGCGATTGGCGGCGTGATTGACGGCGCCCCTGCCGGCATCGATTTGGATATTGCCGCCATTCAGGCGGATTTGGACCGCCGCAAACCCGGCACCAGCCGCCATGTAACGCCGCGCAAAGAAAGCGACAGCGTGCAAATCCTCTCCGGCATCTTTGAAGGCAAAACCACCGGCACGCCGATTGGTTTTGTGATTTTCAATGAAGACCAACGCAGCCAAGACTACAGCGCGATTGCGGAAAAATTCCGCCCCGGACATGCCGACTACAGCTATTGGCAGAAATACGGCATCCGTGATTATCGCGGCGGCGGACGCTCTTCGGCACGCGAAACGGCGAGCCGCGTGGTCGGCGGTGCGGTTGCCAAAGCGGTGTTGCAGCACCTCTGCGGCACGCAAATCCGCGCCTATGTTTCGCAAATCGGCGAGCATAAATTGGAATTTGTCGATTGGGCGCATGTGGGCGGCAATCCTTTCAATTGCCCGAATACGCATCAAATCGAAATGCTGGACCGCTATTTATACGACATCCGCAAAGACGGCGATAGTATCGGCGCGGAAATCACCCTTGTCATCGAGCATGTGCCACTGGGCTTGGGCGAACCGGTCTTTGACCGCTTGGACGCGGATTTGGCGCATGCCTTGATGAGCATCAATGCGGTGAAAGGCGTGGCGGTCGGTGACGGTTTTGACTGCATCACGCAGCGCGGCAGCGAATTTCGCGACGAACGCGCGGCGGAACAAGGCTTTTTAAGCAATCATGCCGGCGGTATCTTGGGCGGCATCTCGACAGGGCAAAGCATCGTGCTGCGCGCCGCCTTCAAACCGACCAGCTCCATTCTCGTTGCCGGCAAAACCACCGACATTCACAATCAAGACACGGAAGTAGTAACCAAAGGACGACACGACCCCTGCGTGGGACTGCGCGCCTGTCCGATTGTGGAAGCTATGGCGGCATTGGTGCTTTGCGATCATTTTATCCGCCAACGCGGACAGAATAATCGCTAA
- the rnhA gene encoding ribonuclease HI, translating into MSSTILEIYTDGACKGNPGIGGWGVYMRYGKHEKSLKGADWETTNNRMELIAAIEALKAVKRACPIHLTTDSNYVKNGITDWLPKWKAKNWRTANNQPVKNVELWQALDALVQQHDIRWFWVKGHSGHPGNEMADSLANQAIEALRKQSS; encoded by the coding sequence ATGAGCAGCACCATTTTAGAAATCTATACCGACGGCGCCTGCAAAGGCAATCCCGGCATCGGCGGTTGGGGCGTGTATATGCGCTACGGCAAACATGAAAAAAGCCTCAAAGGCGCCGATTGGGAAACCACGAACAACCGCATGGAGCTGATTGCCGCCATCGAAGCGCTGAAAGCGGTAAAACGCGCCTGCCCCATTCATCTAACTACCGACAGCAACTACGTTAAAAACGGCATTACCGACTGGCTGCCCAAATGGAAAGCGAAAAACTGGCGCACCGCCAATAATCAGCCCGTGAAAAACGTGGAATTATGGCAAGCCCTAGACGCCTTGGTGCAGCAGCATGACATCCGATGGTTTTGGGTCAAAGGACATAGCGGCCACCCCGGCAATGAAATGGCGGACAGCCTCGCCAATCAGGCAATCGAAGCATTACGCAAGCAATCATCATGA